GGGATCGATCCCTTCCACCATTCCTCCAACAGATGCGGATGAATTAGCTGCTGTTATTCTTTCAACATTTGCAGAGCTAACCCCTGAAGTGACTTCATTCCGTCCAGTCACCTTGGCAGACGAATGATCCAGATAAGGTATCAATTTGAGCACATCAGCCTTTACTTTATCCTAGACCAACCTTCTGGTCTGAATCAACGAATTCGGATGACCAGGCCACTTGTCGAACTCATGGTTAGGGTTCCCATCCCATCGACCTAACTCAGTGAGTCCTTCGACAGGAAAGTCGTTTCGATCCAATCCATTCTTGCTTCATTTTGCTCATTCATGGAGTTGTATTTAGTACCTCTAAGAAATATGATTATCCACCGTTATGAATGTGGGTTGGCTTGGATTACTTAGTGTTGCGTGCCTAGGAGGGCAGCGCGCTTTGGGATGCGGAGGAGAAACagagttttcaaaatcacataaaactttaTAAATCGTAAGATAAGCAATCTAAAATGgtatttgggacggagggagtatttcattCTATATGTAGGGATGTTCGGTTGGtttttatggaaaaaataaaCCGAACCATTTTGATTGGTTTTTAATTATTGGGTAGCGAAATCAACCGATACCACCAACAAACCGGTCAAAATCCATTGGTAATTGTAATGGTTTAATTAGTATTTCCTTCATCCCTAGTCACCGTAGTATTGCTGTAGAGTTCTGATTCTGCTCATTGTGGCATCTGGACTATATGCTTCCCCATGAGGTGCTTGATCCAGCATAGCACGTTTTTGTTTGCATTGCAACCTTATTAGGTGGCACTGCTTTGCGGCATCATTGTAATGTTGCTAACGAACCACTTTTTGTAAGGTGCATATGAAACTAAGTTTCCACAACCATATATACACTACCTGCAATGTCTCCTTATGAGTTGTCTGTGTTCACAGTAATGATCAATTCAATAATAGGTGGTGTTGTTTTGCAGGGTAAGAAAGGGGTTTGGATTAAAGTGCCAATAGAGCTTGTAAGCCTTGTTGAACCTGCTGTTAAGGTCAGTGTTTTTGCCTTGCTTCAGTCTTCTTGTCAGTATTCTGTAGAAGTTTGAAATTCATGTTGGATAAATAATGTGGTATATGTTACGGTTATGTATTTGACCCTTAATGTTTACCTGAGATTCTACTGCAGCTTTGGAATGTTATTTCATGCTTCCTTGCAGGAGGGGTTTTATTTCCACCATGCAGAGCCAAAATACTTGATGCTTGTGTACTGGATTCCTGAAACTCCTAGTACTATTCCTGTGAATGCCACTCATCGTGTGGGTATTGGTGGATTTGTCatgaatgaaaagaaagagGTACTTCCTGCCGTTAATTACGTCTGGGTTAAGAATATTGTGgaaggagggggggggggggggtggggtggggggttTGCGTATTGTGACTAATTGGTCTTGTGTAGTGCTGATGTTGCTTGTTTGGAGCCAAAGCAGCATTACTGTGCTGCTATGATCTtcacttattttatttattggggCCCATGTGACAATGGATTGACCAATTTTAGTTtgcaactttttgtttttgttaggtgCTAGTTGTCCAAGAAAAGAATGGAATTTTACGTGGAACAGGAGTGTGGAAGTTTCCTACTGGAGTTGTTGAAGAGGTATGTTCAAATGGCAAGTTCTTAATCATTATATAAATGGTGCGTTCTGAAGTTTTCATTTACTAAGCCTTTTCTTTGTTTATCAACAGGGTGAAGATATCTGTGATGCCGCAGTAAGAGAAGTAAAAGAAGAAACGGGAGTGAGTAACaagattttgattttggttcGCCTAAATTTTGCAATTACACTTCTAGTATGGAAGCACCCATCTATGGTTTTCGTGACTACTGAATTTTGGCTGCTGCAGATTGACACAAAGTTTGTGGAAATATTGGCATTCAGGTGTGAAGTTTGTCTATAATTATGCATTCCCTATTCATTCAAATTGCACTTCTTCGTTCTTCCCTATTTGAGGCTGTACATGTTGTCAGACTGCTtttcaccatctctcctaaaaccaattggtgttagggaGGGCTTGAATTaggtcttttatggcattcatTGCACCCGCAAGTATGTTTTTAGAGCAGTCGCAAGGAGtagcattgtgtaaccaaatccatgggggcactcTAGGCCCAACAATCCCTCGCTCACGATGACGCTCCCGCGACTCGAACACATGACTTCTTGGCTCTAATACCACTTGTCAGACCGCTtttcaccatctctcctaaaaccaattggtgttagggagggcttcaattaagtcttaTGGCATTCAACATCGtacccgcaagtctgtttttaaaGCAATTGCATTGTGTAACCGAATCCACGGGGGCACTCCGGTCCCTACTCATGTCAAATTTCGTATCTGGGATCTTAGTTCAGTTATCACAAAGTCGAAAGTGTGAGTCTCAGATGCAATAATCCGCAAAGGTAAAATATAGTTTTCTTTCCTTGCATCTTAAATTTACCCTGCAGTTGGTTCGTACATGTCCTTGACATGGCATATTGAAGAACTAGGGCACATTTCTCATCCTTATTTCTCTCAAATGCCCTGTGTGGATCCAACTACTTCAAGAtttatttgtttcctttgtttTAAACTCTTAATTCACTTGATTCACAGACAGAGCCACAAATCATTCTTTGAGAAGTCAGATTTATTCTTTGTCTGCCTGCTGCAACCCCTTTCCTTCAACATTCAACCGCAGGAGTCAGAGATAGAGGCAGCACAGGTGAATATCAGTCAAATTCGAGGTTTTTGAGGTTACTCATTCAATTTTCTGTGAATAATACCGATGTTTTATCTACAATGATAAATCGAAAGCCTTGTAGCTATATTTATGTGATGAGAATCACACTGCTATCCAACTGCCAAACCAGTTTACTTTTTTCTCTCCCTGGTTGATGTGTATGGTTTTCTTATCACACTGCTAAGGTGATCAAGGAAGATTGATAGCTCTAATAACTTGTATGTACAACAAACCTCTGGTTACTGCACTCGCATAGCTGTTTACTTGTTCATATCTCACTATTTTAAGATGAAGTAAATTGAAAAACCTAGCCACATTTTAAGACAGAATATGGTGTTGACTTCTAAAATCGAACCTTTTCCTAAACCAGAAGCCTTCCAAATGTGATGCATGCCCACTGTTTTCGGTTAGTGtttgaattggtttttttttggtgtgggaaAAGAACTTTCCTGTTTGAGTCATGCCCCAAGGGTTTCAGCCTGTCAGTGACTCAGTATCACCAATGTTGAATCTGTGGGTACTGAAGATAACAACCTACTCACCTACAGTTCTCTCAATTTTCCTTTAACAGTTcagaaatgaaaattaagtgCAATATCTTGTGAAGAGTTGTCAGTATATTTTTCCTACTTCATGCAGTGGATGCCATTCGAAGAATATACAGCTCAACAGTTTGTGCAGAAAAATGAGGTTCTGAAGTATATCAGCGATGTATGCTTATCAAAGAGAGAGGGGAAGTATTCTGGGTTCTCTCCGGTGCCCACAAGTGGTAGTTTTTCTACTACGGAGAGCTACATGTACTTGAACAGGCATTGTCTTAACAGCCCCTAACTGGTTCTAAGTCtgctattctttttctttttctttcttttgggtgCACTAGGTCCTTGATATTCTGCAGTAGGGGGGGTGGTTATTGTAATTTTAACTGCATATTATTTATTCATATGTACATTGCTCCTCCAGATTAAGGAAGGTATAAGAAATGTGTCTTTTTAAGCTCTAGAGTGAGTGGTGTTCTTGTTTTCGGTATATGCACTGGAGTAACCAGATGCtatgaaatgacaattttatcattttgcggaggaaaaaaaatattccgtTGATCCCATCTAGTTGTTTGTGGGAATCTCAGGATGGTAACTCCTGGTTGTGCCAGTTTTGTCTCAATTGTTCACATCTGAGCGGTGTCCTTGTTGGTTTTGAACTTGGAGTGCAAGGAAATCGATTTGGTAGAAGTATCTTTGGGAAGGAtttttttggctataaatatagcTCGATTCTCTCAGTTAGGGTTGGACGTCATCGTAGTTTATTTGGAGATCCCCCATGGGGGGTTCTAGGTAGAAACCTTAGGGTTCTTTGTTAGATCTTTGTAGTTATTTGGTTGCTCTTCTTTGGTGGGCTTGGGAAGATCTTTTGTGTATGTGGCCTCCGCTGAGGACCATTGTCCTTTGGCGAACTTTTTGCCTCTTGGTTGAAACCCTAGTTTCGTGTGAGACTTGATGAGAGTTTTGGTGTGCTTACAATGGCGTTTTGGCGAGAGAACTGTATTTGGGTGGATGAGATAGAAGCAGCAATGATAACCACATTTGGTGACCATGTTTAGGATACCATGTAAGTTATCATTCCTGCATTGGTAGGAAACATGACTGTTGAGGCTTGTTACACCAATACACTAAAATAAAACTCACGTGGTATAAAAAATGTGGTCACCAAGGACAGACGTAGGATTCGAGTGTGGGATGGGCGAACATTACGACAAGATTTAGAACATTTGAGAGGCAATATCTATTAAGTCAATACAAATTGCCACAATATTGTTTCTCCAAAAAATTGCCACAatattattagcaaaattaTCATATAGTATATAGTTTCGATCAACCAATATATATGATTATAGATATACAATCGTATATAATTTACATGCATATGTTATAGCACATTCATATATTTAAAAAGCAAAATGTAGAACCTAGCATTCCATCTCTATGTAACTGCGTCGACGTTCTTTCATAATATAAAATGCATTTATAATAcggaacggttcaagggacaccctaaaaaaacaccaataatctcaatctcatagttctcgatcaagtttttataatccgaaccgttcaatgtgtgcagaatgtgattttaagggtgcccgcgagaaattagcaaaaaaaatgaccggaaaaggtttgatttgagcagtttttatttgaaccgttcaataaaaaactgtccgaaactgttcggatcaagctcttcccggtcttttttttttgctgatttctcgcaagtacccttaaaatcacgttctgatcacattgagcggctcagatcatcaaaatttaatcggaaactacgaggtgtttttttaggtgtttttttgggtgtctccggaaccgccccgtttATAATAAATCAACATTACAATGCCCAACAATGTTCTTCTCAATGTAAGTGAGTATAACTCGCAAGAAAATCATTCTCCATCTTATTCCATAGTCTAGTGGATCAACACATTGAATCCTTCCGATAAATAGCAATTCTTTGATTAGCATTTGGGTGGAGTGAACATTGTTGAAATGGTAGCAAGTGAGAGCTAATAGACCAGAAACCCAAAGCAAGTGAATGTTTGATTTCTTATTCGAGATTAAATTCCTTTCGCCGCGTGCGAAAACTATGGGTTTTAGACTATCATCATTTTGAGCCCCACAGTGCGTTAATTtctgatctgaaccgttcatcttgtagggcccGCAAAGTAatcttctcattcaaaaaattagcatCACCGGACATCAATAGATGTATCAAGATTTAAATTTCGGTTAATAAAATGGATGGTCATGGATAGTTTAACATGATAGGACCAgactgtccattttgtaaactaaaaattcaacttttgattgaTCTACCGATCTCCAATCAAGCTAAATTTATGCCTAAATATACTACATTATGGGTCCTTACGAGATGAACAGATTAGATTATAACAATAAATGCATAGTGAGGTCCACAATGAGTGGCGATTTTTCCACCATCAATGAAAAGAATTCAATCTCTTCTTATCCACGTGCAAAGGTTGGTATAAAGAGTCCGACTTTGCTGCGATAGTGGAGATCAAAGCAGGGTTGTTGCTCCTTGAGTGGGCAATTAGCAGACGAATACCTaatatttgtattatagaattgATAGTTTAATTATGGTCCAGGGTCTGTTGAAGCcggagcctctctctctctctctctctctctctctctctctctctctctctctctctctctctctctctctctctctctctctctctctctctctctctctctctctggctttGTGTGATTTTCATTTGTTGTGTTCTCGTTTTAATGTTGTCAAAGTTGTTTAAGTGTCCAGACTAGTATTAGTCAAGACTGCTCATGATAGAGCT
The sequence above is a segment of the Rhododendron vialii isolate Sample 1 chromosome 13a, ASM3025357v1 genome. Coding sequences within it:
- the LOC131313780 gene encoding nudix hydrolase 2 isoform X3, whose translation is MIRSLSKPHLRCSTARRSHFSKRPSLPSKSLSTGVSRITVRFGSGFGTRSMSTSSSRSVDQLLSGKNDDHGGVIVEMSTEPVDAVVYGSLLRASILHWRQEGKKGVWIKVPIELVSLVEPAVKEGFYFHHAEPKYLMLVYWIPETPSTIPVNATHRVGIGGFVMNEKKEVLVVQEKNGILRGTGVWKFPTGVVEEGEDICDAAVREVKEETGIDTKFVEILAFRQSHKSFFEKSDLFFVCLLQPLSFNIQPQESEIEAAQWMPFEEYTAQQFVQKNEVLKYISDVCLSKREGKYSGFSPVPTSGSFSTTESYMYLNRHCLNSP
- the LOC131313780 gene encoding nudix hydrolase 2 isoform X1, producing MIRSLSKPHLRCSTARRSHFSKRPSLPSKSLSTGVSRITVRFGSGFGTRSMSTSSSRSVDQLLSGKNDDHGGVIVEMSTEPVDAVVYGSLLRASILHWRQEGKKGVWIKVPIELVSLVEPAVKEGFYFHHAEPKYLMLVYWIPETPSTIPVNATHRVGIGGFVMNEKKEVLVVQEKNGILRGTGVWKFPTGVVEEGEDICDAAVREVKEETGVSNKILILVRLNFAITLLVWKHPSMVFVTTEFWLLQIDTKFVEILAFRQSHKSFFEKSDLFFVCLLQPLSFNIQPQESEIEAAQWMPFEEYTAQQFVQKNEVLKYISDVCLSKREGKYSGFSPVPTSGSFSTTESYMYLNRHCLNSP
- the LOC131313780 gene encoding nudix hydrolase 2 isoform X2, which gives rise to MFRNLCTGVSRITVRFGSGFGTRSMSTSSSRSVDQLLSGKNDDHGGVIVEMSTEPVDAVVYGSLLRASILHWRQEGKKGVWIKVPIELVSLVEPAVKEGFYFHHAEPKYLMLVYWIPETPSTIPVNATHRVGIGGFVMNEKKEVLVVQEKNGILRGTGVWKFPTGVVEEGEDICDAAVREVKEETGVSNKILILVRLNFAITLLVWKHPSMVFVTTEFWLLQIDTKFVEILAFRQSHKSFFEKSDLFFVCLLQPLSFNIQPQESEIEAAQWMPFEEYTAQQFVQKNEVLKYISDVCLSKREGKYSGFSPVPTSGSFSTTESYMYLNRHCLNSP
- the LOC131313780 gene encoding nudix hydrolase 2 isoform X4 is translated as MFRNLCTGVSRITVRFGSGFGTRSMSTSSSRSVDQLLSGKNDDHGGVIVEMSTEPVDAVVYGSLLRASILHWRQEGKKGVWIKVPIELVSLVEPAVKEGFYFHHAEPKYLMLVYWIPETPSTIPVNATHRVGIGGFVMNEKKEVLVVQEKNGILRGTGVWKFPTGVVEEGEDICDAAVREVKEETGIDTKFVEILAFRQSHKSFFEKSDLFFVCLLQPLSFNIQPQESEIEAAQWMPFEEYTAQQFVQKNEVLKYISDVCLSKREGKYSGFSPVPTSGSFSTTESYMYLNRHCLNSP